The following proteins are encoded in a genomic region of Paenibacillus sp. FSL H3-0469:
- a CDS encoding copper amine oxidase N-terminal domain-containing protein, which translates to MNKLLKIGISGLALTLVFSAGAFAATVAPKIIVNGNQVKTQTQPKIINGTVYVPIRAVSEGFDASIQWDNTSKTVYVDSDPNFGMERSSVAYVANRNLAYRWIMAYDERDQQGVLDVVTPDFKTDIYNESFPAGTYNMETIIDMKAVASTDSTLTVRIVQRVTAEDEYKVKVERWNFVFGQGKIKSVKRVPDTAKYLDRYTLFPGANFGI; encoded by the coding sequence ATGAACAAACTTTTGAAAATAGGCATATCAGGATTAGCCTTGACGCTAGTGTTTAGTGCGGGAGCCTTTGCCGCTACAGTCGCTCCAAAAATAATCGTAAACGGTAATCAAGTGAAAACTCAGACGCAGCCTAAAATTATTAATGGTACCGTATATGTCCCGATTCGGGCCGTTTCAGAAGGATTTGACGCCAGTATTCAGTGGGATAATACAAGTAAAACCGTGTATGTGGATTCTGATCCGAATTTCGGAATGGAGCGCAGCAGTGTGGCTTATGTGGCGAACCGGAACCTGGCGTACAGATGGATTATGGCGTATGACGAACGGGATCAACAGGGAGTGCTTGATGTAGTTACGCCTGATTTTAAGACCGACATCTATAACGAAAGTTTCCCGGCGGGAACGTATAATATGGAAACGATTATTGATATGAAGGCTGTTGCAAGTACAGACAGCACCTTAACCGTGCGGATTGTCCAGAGAGTGACTGCGGAGGATGAATACAAGGTGAAGGTGGAGCGGTGGAATTTTGTTTTTGGGCAGGGGAAAATCAAGTCCGTGAAAAGGGTACCGGACACGGCAAAATATCTGGACCGGTACACCCTTTTCCCGGGGGCTAACTTTGGCATATAG
- a CDS encoding copper amine oxidase N-terminal domain-containing protein — protein MSSFKRWLPACCIMLFMLMLPNVILAAPASSPARSTTRPIQVNIDGAFISADRSPFILAGRTMIPIRTLASLGLHYSWDGIRHTVTITNSSNDQFEMTQRQSIAYKNGVPLQMDSEANNYNGRLMVPAKFISEAFGYSVYYEKIREIIFIQSKNFTPDTQAIHSADLKQARLAAISLPVRYSFKPGASVQSDHSQYYSYSFASKDATRYAYSNGEITTVVEITGTTATAIWQASEADIPGYPATTFGGVQPAYISDLFQDSFSYDNGVYSGYQRLSDGTVATFKFPGLSYTELIRAIPE, from the coding sequence ATGTCTTCATTCAAAAGGTGGCTTCCTGCCTGTTGCATTATGCTGTTCATGCTTATGCTTCCCAACGTTATTCTGGCAGCCCCTGCTTCCAGCCCGGCCCGGTCAACCACAAGACCTATACAGGTCAACATCGATGGTGCTTTTATCTCCGCTGATCGCAGTCCCTTCATACTGGCTGGCCGAACGATGATTCCCATCCGCACGCTTGCTTCCCTGGGGCTTCACTATTCCTGGGATGGTATCCGCCATACAGTAACGATTACGAATTCCTCCAATGACCAATTTGAAATGACTCAGAGACAATCGATTGCCTATAAGAATGGCGTACCGTTACAAATGGATAGTGAAGCCAATAATTACAACGGACGACTCATGGTTCCCGCAAAGTTTATCAGTGAGGCATTTGGATACAGTGTGTACTATGAAAAAATAAGGGAAATCATCTTCATTCAGTCCAAGAATTTCACTCCTGATACCCAGGCCATCCATTCAGCAGATCTTAAGCAGGCCCGCCTGGCGGCCATTTCGTTGCCGGTTCGCTACTCTTTCAAGCCCGGTGCAAGTGTACAAAGTGACCACTCCCAATACTATAGCTATTCCTTTGCCTCAAAGGACGCCACCCGCTATGCCTACAGCAATGGAGAAATAACCACAGTGGTTGAGATTACAGGCACAACGGCAACAGCCATATGGCAGGCTTCGGAGGCAGATATCCCCGGTTATCCGGCAACTACGTTCGGCGGTGTGCAGCCAGCGTATATTTCCGATCTGTTTCAGGATTCTTTTAGCTACGACAACGGGGTGTATAGCGGTTATCAGAGGCTTAGCGACGGCACTGTTGCTACATTTAAATTCCCCGGCCTCTCTTACACGGAGCTGATCCGGGCCATCCCGGAGTAA